One genomic segment of Mycolicibacterium chubuense NBB4 includes these proteins:
- a CDS encoding 3-hydroxybutyryl-CoA dehydrogenase, whose protein sequence is MSIERVGVVGAGQMGGGIAEVCAKAGAQVLVYEPTDELAEAGRSRITASLERAKAKGKLPADEFEVTLARLTFTSDLADLADRQLVIEAIVEDEAVKAKLFAQLDEIVTDPDAVLASNTSSIPIMKIAAATKNPSRVLGLHFFNPVPVLPLVELINTLVTSDEAVARVEQFAGEMLGKKVVRCGDRSGFIVNALLVPYLLSAIRMAEAGVASVEDIDTAVVAGLSHPMGPLRLSDLIGLDTMKLIADSMYDEYKDAHYAPPPLLQRMVEAGQLGKKTGQGFYTY, encoded by the coding sequence GTGAGCATTGAACGGGTAGGTGTGGTCGGCGCCGGGCAGATGGGCGGCGGCATCGCCGAGGTCTGCGCCAAGGCCGGGGCGCAGGTGCTGGTGTACGAGCCGACCGACGAGCTGGCCGAGGCCGGTCGCAGCCGCATCACCGCCTCGCTGGAACGGGCCAAGGCCAAGGGCAAGCTGCCCGCCGACGAGTTCGAGGTGACGCTGGCGCGGCTGACATTCACCAGCGACCTCGCCGACCTGGCCGACCGCCAGCTGGTCATCGAGGCGATCGTCGAGGACGAGGCCGTCAAGGCCAAGCTGTTCGCGCAGCTCGACGAGATCGTCACCGACCCCGACGCGGTGCTGGCGTCGAACACCTCCAGCATCCCGATCATGAAAATCGCTGCGGCGACCAAGAATCCGAGCCGCGTGCTGGGTCTGCACTTCTTCAATCCGGTCCCGGTGTTGCCGCTCGTCGAGTTGATCAACACACTCGTCACCTCCGACGAGGCCGTCGCTCGGGTGGAGCAGTTCGCCGGTGAGATGCTGGGCAAGAAGGTGGTGCGCTGCGGCGACCGCTCGGGCTTCATCGTCAACGCGCTGCTGGTGCCCTACCTGCTCTCGGCGATCCGGATGGCCGAGGCCGGTGTGGCGAGCGTCGAGGACATCGACACCGCCGTCGTCGCGGGGCTGTCGCACCCGATGGGTCCGCTGCGGCTGTCCGATCTGATCGGGCTCGACACCATGAAGCTGATCGCCGACTCCATGTACGACGAGTACAAGGATGCGCACTACGCGCCGCCGCCGCTGCTGCAGCGCATGGTCGAGGCGGGCCAGCTGGGCAAGAAGACCGGGCAGGGCTTCTACACCTACTGA
- a CDS encoding endonuclease domain-containing protein: MQDIIVGSEALAGGRVTRNDLRRRYVKLHHNVYAPQGMALSARDRAYAAWLWSQRKATLAGLSAAAMHGSRWLPADGPAELTRTRCGKAPGVQIHRDTLFDDEVCLVQSIDCTTVARTAFDIGRRLPGDEAVIRIDALLNATRLPLAEVSRIGARHPGARGIRSFRAAIGLVDGGAESPQETRVRLLLMRKGLPRPDTQIPVVNDYGRVVRRIDMGWPQFCVGVEYDGEQHWTDPAAHAEDITRLEFLAARGWLIVRVSARQLRYEPDDIVRRTLHALTQRGWVGR; this comes from the coding sequence GTGCAGGACATCATCGTCGGGTCGGAGGCACTCGCCGGCGGACGGGTGACGCGCAACGACCTGAGGCGCCGGTATGTGAAGCTTCACCACAACGTGTATGCGCCCCAGGGCATGGCCTTGTCGGCTCGGGATCGTGCGTACGCGGCGTGGCTCTGGTCGCAGCGCAAGGCCACACTCGCCGGGCTCTCCGCGGCCGCCATGCATGGTTCGCGGTGGCTCCCCGCCGACGGGCCCGCCGAACTCACCCGCACCCGGTGCGGGAAGGCACCCGGAGTCCAGATCCACCGCGACACCCTGTTCGACGACGAGGTGTGCCTTGTGCAGAGCATCGACTGCACCACCGTCGCGCGGACCGCCTTCGACATCGGACGACGACTGCCGGGTGACGAGGCCGTGATTCGCATCGACGCGCTGCTCAACGCCACCCGCCTCCCGCTGGCGGAAGTGAGCAGAATCGGCGCCCGCCACCCGGGTGCGCGGGGAATCCGCAGCTTCCGTGCGGCGATCGGTCTCGTCGACGGCGGCGCGGAGTCACCCCAGGAGACCCGCGTGCGCCTGTTACTGATGCGGAAGGGCCTCCCGAGACCCGACACCCAGATTCCCGTCGTGAACGACTACGGCAGAGTGGTGCGGCGCATCGACATGGGCTGGCCACAGTTTTGCGTCGGTGTCGAGTACGACGGCGAACAGCACTGGACCGACCCCGCCGCGCACGCTGAGGACATCACCCGGCTGGAGTTCCTCGCCGCCCGAGGCTGGCTCATCGTCCGGGTCAGCGCACGGCAGCTCAGGTACGAACCCGACGACATCGTCCGACGCACACTCCACGCACTCACCCAGCGGGGCTGGGTCGGCAGGTGA
- a CDS encoding polyphosphate kinase 2 family protein, with amino-acid sequence MSEVDDLPSMWSHEPHEKLKFRLGDKVADIDVDATPGFHGKKSNAATLQFERNLRFAELQEMLYARSRSGDTRSLLLVLQGMDTAGKGGIVKHVVGGGNPQGIKYTSFGKPTEEELSHDFLWRIRKALPEPGQIGVFDRSHYEDVLIVRVHNLVPPEVWEPRYDEINTFERGLVDSGTTIVKVAMFVSLEEQKKRLAKRLKRPDKYWKYNPADIDERLKWPLYQQAYQAMLDRTSTEYAPWHIIPANRKWYSRLAITELLIEALKRMNMSWPPPTFDVDAEKKRLASV; translated from the coding sequence ATGAGCGAAGTCGATGACCTGCCATCGATGTGGTCGCATGAGCCGCACGAGAAGCTGAAGTTCCGCCTCGGCGACAAAGTGGCCGACATCGACGTCGACGCCACCCCCGGCTTCCACGGTAAGAAGAGCAACGCGGCGACCCTGCAGTTCGAGCGCAACCTCCGGTTCGCCGAGCTGCAGGAGATGCTGTACGCCAGGAGCCGCTCGGGTGACACCCGCTCGCTGCTGCTCGTGTTGCAGGGCATGGACACCGCGGGCAAGGGCGGCATCGTCAAACACGTTGTCGGGGGCGGCAATCCGCAGGGAATCAAGTACACCAGCTTCGGCAAGCCGACCGAGGAAGAGCTCTCGCACGACTTCCTGTGGCGGATCCGCAAGGCGCTGCCCGAGCCCGGCCAGATCGGCGTGTTCGACCGGTCGCACTACGAGGACGTGCTGATCGTCCGCGTGCACAACCTCGTCCCGCCCGAGGTGTGGGAACCGCGGTACGACGAGATCAACACGTTCGAGCGGGGACTCGTCGACAGCGGGACCACGATCGTGAAGGTCGCGATGTTCGTCTCGCTCGAGGAGCAGAAGAAGCGTCTGGCCAAGCGGCTGAAGCGGCCCGACAAGTACTGGAAGTACAACCCGGCCGACATCGACGAGCGGCTGAAGTGGCCTCTGTATCAGCAGGCCTACCAGGCGATGCTGGACCGCACCTCCACGGAGTACGCACCGTGGCACATCATCCCGGCGAATCGGAAGTGGTACAGCCGGCTGGCGATCACCGAACTGCTGATCGAGGCGCTCAAGCGGATGAACATGTCCTGGCCGCCACCGACTTTCGACGTCGACGCGGAGAAGAAGCGGCTGGCGTCGGTGTAG
- a CDS encoding TetR/AcrR family transcriptional regulator, which produces MAQQSSPVAVKTDGRKRRWHRHKVERRNELVDGTLEAIRRLGSNVSMDEIAAEIGVSKTVLYRYFVDKNDLTTAVMMRFAQTTLIPNMAAALSSNLDGYDLTREIIRVYVETVAAEPEPYRFVMANNSASKSKAVAASEEIIARMLAVMLRRRMVSVGMDTGGVEPWAYHIVGGVQLATHSWMSHPRMSADELIDYLTMLSWSALCGIVEVGGSLQRFRRASHPSPVLPPQLLD; this is translated from the coding sequence GTGGCACAACAATCCTCGCCGGTGGCGGTCAAGACCGATGGGCGTAAACGACGCTGGCACCGGCACAAGGTCGAGCGGCGAAACGAGCTGGTCGACGGCACGCTGGAGGCGATCCGCCGCCTCGGCAGCAACGTCAGCATGGACGAGATCGCCGCCGAGATCGGCGTCTCCAAGACGGTGCTGTATCGCTACTTCGTCGACAAGAACGACCTGACCACCGCAGTGATGATGCGGTTCGCCCAGACCACGCTGATTCCGAACATGGCCGCGGCCCTGTCGTCGAATCTGGACGGCTACGACCTGACCCGCGAGATCATCCGCGTCTACGTCGAGACCGTCGCCGCCGAGCCCGAGCCGTACCGCTTCGTGATGGCCAACAACTCCGCCAGCAAGAGCAAAGCCGTCGCGGCGTCGGAGGAGATCATCGCGCGCATGCTGGCGGTGATGCTGCGCCGGCGAATGGTGTCGGTGGGCATGGACACCGGCGGCGTGGAGCCGTGGGCGTATCACATCGTCGGCGGCGTGCAGCTGGCCACACACTCGTGGATGTCGCACCCGAGGATGAGTGCCGACGAGCTGATCGACTACCTGACCATGCTGTCCTGGAGTGCACTGTGCGGCATCGTCGAGGTCGGTGGCTCGCTGCAGAGATTCCGCCGCGCTTCTCATCCTTCCCCGGTGCTGCCCCCGCAACTGCTTGACTAG
- a CDS encoding DUF445 domain-containing protein has translation MAHRLNDAGPPAAVHDAPKRTSFAEALAGADSAADAERRRALRRMKTVALGFLIGASVIFLLCTWAQSRGAGGGSAWIGYVRAAAEAGMVGALADWFAVTALFKHPLGIPIPHTAIIKRKKDQLGEGLGAFVRENFLSPANVETKLRDADVASRTGKWLAEPVNAGRVAAEVATVLRVLVELLRDEDVQQVLDRMIIKRIAEPQWGPPIGRVLATLLAEGRQEALLQLLADRAFQWSLNAGEVIERVIERDSPTWSPRWVDHLVGDRIHRELMDFTDKVRRNPDHELRRSATRFLFEFADDLQHDDTTILKAENVKEQIMARDEVARAAETAWSAAKRIILESVDDPSSTLRARIGDTVVRIGESLRDDADLRDKVDNWLVRGAQHLVGEYGAEITTIITDTIERWNADEASRRIELHVGRDLQFIRINGTVVGSLAGLVIYTVAQFLF, from the coding sequence GTGGCACACCGATTGAATGACGCCGGCCCACCGGCGGCGGTCCATGACGCGCCGAAGCGGACCAGCTTCGCCGAGGCGCTCGCCGGGGCCGATTCCGCCGCCGACGCCGAACGCCGTCGTGCGCTGCGCCGCATGAAAACCGTGGCTCTGGGGTTCCTGATCGGTGCCTCCGTGATCTTTCTGCTGTGCACATGGGCGCAGTCGCGGGGGGCCGGTGGCGGGTCGGCCTGGATCGGATACGTGCGGGCGGCGGCCGAGGCCGGCATGGTCGGCGCGCTGGCCGATTGGTTCGCGGTGACCGCGCTGTTCAAGCACCCCCTGGGCATCCCGATCCCGCACACGGCGATCATCAAGCGCAAGAAGGATCAGCTCGGCGAGGGGCTCGGCGCGTTCGTCCGGGAGAACTTCCTGTCGCCGGCGAACGTGGAGACCAAGTTGCGCGACGCCGACGTGGCGAGTCGCACCGGCAAGTGGCTGGCCGAACCGGTCAACGCCGGGCGGGTGGCGGCCGAGGTGGCGACGGTGCTGCGGGTGCTCGTCGAGCTGCTGCGTGACGAGGACGTTCAGCAGGTGCTGGACCGGATGATCATCAAGCGCATCGCCGAGCCCCAGTGGGGTCCGCCCATCGGCCGGGTGCTCGCGACGCTGCTCGCCGAGGGACGCCAGGAGGCGCTGCTGCAGTTGCTGGCCGACCGCGCGTTCCAGTGGTCGCTCAACGCCGGCGAGGTCATCGAGCGTGTCATCGAGCGTGATTCGCCGACGTGGTCGCCGCGCTGGGTGGACCACCTGGTCGGCGACCGCATCCACCGCGAGCTCATGGACTTCACCGACAAGGTGCGGCGCAACCCCGACCACGAACTCCGGCGGTCGGCCACCCGGTTCCTGTTCGAGTTCGCCGACGACCTGCAGCACGACGACACGACGATTCTCAAGGCCGAGAACGTCAAAGAGCAGATCATGGCCCGCGACGAGGTCGCCCGCGCCGCCGAGACAGCCTGGAGTGCGGCCAAGCGCATCATCCTCGAGTCCGTCGACGACCCGTCGTCGACGCTGCGCGCCCGGATCGGCGACACCGTGGTGCGGATCGGTGAATCGCTGCGCGACGACGCCGACCTGCGCGACAAGGTCGACAACTGGCTCGTGCGGGGTGCACAGCACCTCGTCGGGGAGTACGGAGCGGAGATCACGACGATCATCACCGACACGATCGAGCGGTGGAACGCCGACGAGGCGAGTCGCCGGATCGAATTGCACGTCGGCCGTGACCTGCAGTTCATCCGCATCAACGGCACGGTGGTGGGTTCGCTGGCGGGTCTGGTGATCTATACGGTGGCGCAGTTCCTGTTCTGA
- a CDS encoding helix-turn-helix domain-containing protein, whose product MPQDENLAAVVSSAAQDIGSFIRTQREAAQVSVRQLAEKAGVSNPYLSQIERGLRKPSADVLNQIAKALRVSAEVLYIRAGILEPSESNEVRDAIVTDTAISERQKQVLLDIYTSFCQQNEATLPDDGAPHQRVSEAEEEPTTEQHKSPLEIPQTPSFDFNRDMRGITHG is encoded by the coding sequence ATGCCGCAGGATGAGAATCTTGCCGCTGTCGTGTCCAGCGCTGCACAGGACATCGGCTCGTTCATCCGGACACAGCGCGAGGCCGCGCAGGTGTCGGTGCGGCAGCTGGCCGAGAAGGCCGGCGTCAGCAATCCCTACCTCAGCCAGATCGAGCGGGGATTGCGCAAACCCTCGGCCGACGTGCTGAACCAGATCGCCAAGGCGCTCCGGGTCTCTGCGGAGGTGCTCTACATCCGGGCCGGGATTCTGGAGCCGAGTGAGTCCAACGAGGTGCGCGACGCCATCGTCACCGACACGGCGATCAGCGAGCGGCAGAAGCAGGTGCTGCTCGACATCTACACGTCGTTCTGTCAGCAGAACGAGGCCACCCTCCCCGACGACGGTGCGCCGCACCAACGTGTCAGCGAAGCAGAAGAGGAGCCGACGACTGAACAGCACAAGAGCCCTCTAGAAATCCCGCAAACACCATCGTTCGACTTCAACCGTGACATGAGAGGAATCACCCATGGCTGA
- a CDS encoding DUF2516 family protein codes for MELQGLVGYVLFAVQVAVLVMAVYAFVHAAIQRPDAYTAADKLTKPVWLVILGVGILLALVLSITGVAIAAVASGVYLVDVRPKILEIQGKSR; via the coding sequence GTGGAGCTCCAAGGCCTGGTGGGTTACGTCCTCTTCGCTGTGCAGGTCGCCGTCCTGGTGATGGCGGTGTACGCGTTCGTCCACGCGGCGATCCAGCGACCCGACGCCTACACCGCGGCCGACAAGCTGACCAAGCCGGTGTGGCTGGTGATCCTCGGCGTCGGCATCCTGCTGGCGCTCGTGCTGAGTATCACCGGTGTCGCGATCGCGGCCGTGGCGTCGGGCGTCTACCTCGTCGACGTGCGTCCCAAGATCCTCGAGATCCAGGGGAAGTCCCGCTAG
- a CDS encoding DUF2599 domain-containing protein — MRLALAAAAAACVLPVAFAPAAAAAPGIQPPPYVDHVQWATWGDLSSLRVYPTPAGRDTSGRPGTSAQADEAWAEVLKLSPDAATAGMKDQFDCHWKFAEIFEPGKASWNLEPWRPQVSQDEMLKTGCNPGGAEEPF, encoded by the coding sequence GTGCGACTCGCCCTGGCCGCCGCGGCAGCGGCGTGCGTTCTGCCTGTCGCGTTCGCCCCCGCGGCCGCCGCCGCTCCGGGCATCCAGCCGCCGCCGTACGTCGACCACGTCCAGTGGGCCACGTGGGGCGACCTGTCCAGCCTGCGCGTGTATCCCACGCCCGCCGGCCGCGACACGTCCGGCCGGCCCGGCACCTCCGCGCAGGCGGACGAGGCGTGGGCCGAGGTCCTGAAGCTCTCGCCCGATGCCGCGACGGCGGGCATGAAGGACCAATTCGATTGCCACTGGAAGTTCGCCGAGATCTTCGAGCCGGGCAAGGCCAGTTGGAACCTCGAGCCGTGGCGCCCGCAGGTCAGCCAGGACGAGATGCTGAAGACGGGCTGCAACCCGGGCGGCGCCGAAGAACCCTTCTGA
- the deoC gene encoding deoxyribose-phosphate aldolase: MMGSYTRAQVAALVDHTLLKPEATPADIEALAAEAADLGVFAICVSPSMAAIAEQSRSERQALAAVVGFPSGKHLSAIKAQEARLAAEAGAGEIDMVIDIGCALAGDVDAVRADIAAVRDAVPDAVLKVIVESAALLSLGDEETLLAACRAAEEAGADFVKTSTGFHPAGGASVRAVELMSGAVGGRLGVKASGGIRSAADAFAMLEAGATRLGLSGTRAVLDGIPD, from the coding sequence CTGATGGGCTCCTATACGCGCGCGCAGGTCGCTGCGCTCGTCGACCACACGCTGCTCAAACCCGAAGCCACTCCCGCCGACATCGAGGCGCTGGCGGCCGAGGCCGCGGACCTCGGCGTGTTCGCGATCTGTGTCTCGCCGTCGATGGCAGCAATCGCCGAGCAGTCCCGCTCGGAGCGGCAGGCGCTCGCCGCGGTCGTCGGATTCCCTTCCGGCAAGCACCTTTCCGCCATCAAGGCCCAGGAGGCGCGACTGGCCGCAGAGGCGGGCGCGGGGGAGATCGACATGGTCATCGACATCGGCTGCGCGCTGGCCGGCGACGTCGACGCGGTGCGCGCCGACATCGCCGCCGTGCGCGACGCCGTTCCCGATGCGGTGCTGAAGGTCATCGTGGAATCGGCAGCCTTGCTGAGCCTCGGCGACGAGGAGACTCTGCTCGCCGCGTGCCGGGCCGCCGAGGAAGCGGGAGCCGATTTCGTCAAGACCTCCACGGGCTTTCATCCCGCCGGCGGCGCCTCGGTCCGAGCGGTCGAGTTGATGTCGGGCGCGGTCGGCGGCCGGCTGGGGGTGAAAGCGAGCGGCGGAATCCGCTCGGCCGCAGACGCTTTCGCGATGCTCGAGGCGGGCGCGACCCGGCTGGGGCTGTCGGGCACCCGTGCGGTGCTGGACGGAATTCCCGACTGA
- a CDS encoding helix-turn-helix domain-containing protein, with the protein MVRLPLTAEQLAAGKRLGRQLRLARGDRTIAEVAQAAAISPETLRKIETGRLATPGFSTIAALARVLPMSLDDLAEICLARNDFQQTG; encoded by the coding sequence ATGGTGCGTCTTCCGCTGACCGCAGAACAGCTCGCCGCCGGTAAGCGCCTCGGCCGGCAGCTCCGCCTGGCCCGGGGGGACCGCACCATCGCCGAAGTGGCTCAGGCGGCGGCGATCTCGCCGGAGACGCTGCGCAAGATCGAGACCGGACGGCTCGCGACACCCGGGTTCAGCACCATTGCCGCACTGGCCCGGGTCCTCCCGATGTCGCTCGACGATCTCGCAGAGATCTGCCTCGCCCGCAACGACTTTCAGCAGACGGGCTGA
- the map gene encoding type I methionyl aminopeptidase translates to MLELKTPREIAAMGVTGIFIAELLDDLARRARPGVNLLDLEHRARELIAARGAQSCYWDYEPSFGRGPFRNVICLSVNDAVLHGLPHDYVLKDADVLTMDIAVSIDGWAADSARTVIVGTPRAEDRRLVAATEQALSAGVAAALPGNRLGDVSAAIGAVAADYGYAVNTEFGGHGIGRTMHEDPHVPNTGRPGRGLELRPGLTLALEPWFAAGTDRIVYDPDGWTIRSADGSRTAHSEHTIAITDGPPLVLTSRARGA, encoded by the coding sequence TTGCTGGAACTGAAGACGCCGCGGGAGATCGCGGCGATGGGCGTCACCGGCATCTTCATCGCCGAACTTCTCGACGACCTCGCTCGTCGTGCGCGCCCAGGAGTGAACCTGCTCGATCTCGAACATCGGGCCCGGGAGCTGATCGCGGCGCGCGGTGCCCAGTCGTGCTACTGGGATTACGAGCCGTCGTTCGGGCGCGGGCCGTTCCGCAACGTCATCTGCCTGTCGGTCAACGACGCAGTGCTGCACGGCCTTCCGCACGACTATGTGCTGAAGGATGCGGACGTGTTGACCATGGACATCGCCGTGTCCATCGACGGATGGGCCGCCGATTCCGCGCGCACCGTCATCGTCGGCACCCCGCGCGCCGAGGATCGGCGCCTCGTCGCCGCGACCGAGCAGGCACTGTCAGCAGGCGTCGCCGCCGCGCTGCCGGGGAACCGGCTGGGGGACGTCTCCGCGGCGATCGGTGCGGTGGCGGCGGACTACGGGTATGCGGTCAACACCGAGTTCGGCGGCCACGGGATCGGGCGCACCATGCACGAGGATCCGCACGTCCCCAACACCGGGCGTCCCGGGCGCGGGCTCGAACTGCGGCCGGGCCTGACCCTCGCGCTCGAGCCCTGGTTCGCCGCCGGCACCGACAGGATCGTCTACGACCCGGACGGGTGGACCATCCGGTCCGCGGACGGATCTCGAACCGCCCACAGCGAACACACTATTGCGATCACCGACGGTCCGCCTCTGGTGCTGACGAGCCGTGCGCGCGGTGCCTAG
- a CDS encoding LmeA family phospholipid-binding protein: MTDPWAHPPQQPGTGQPQFPQHPPQGYPPQGYAPAAPATPAPPPPEEDSSLPAKLKRLFSDPLSIVLVVVIVMALVFAVLLGGELYARHRADSVVTKVVECVVQDNAKASFGVLPPFLVQHMSGHYTNIRIETAGNQVREAKGMKVNLDINDVRLENTANSGGSVGSLTADITWTSDGIKQTIQGAVPLIGSFVTGVTTNPSDGTVELEGALGSITAKPQVVDGGISLQVQKVTGLGFTLPRETVQPALDAFTSQLTKNYPLAIHADSVQVTDTGVVSRFSTQNASLPKQNDDPCFSSL, translated from the coding sequence GTGACCGATCCCTGGGCCCACCCGCCGCAGCAGCCCGGCACAGGGCAGCCACAGTTCCCGCAGCATCCGCCGCAGGGTTACCCACCGCAGGGCTACGCCCCCGCAGCCCCCGCGACCCCTGCTCCCCCGCCCCCCGAGGAGGATTCGTCGTTGCCGGCGAAACTCAAGAGGCTCTTCAGCGACCCCCTGTCGATCGTCCTGGTCGTCGTGATCGTCATGGCACTGGTGTTCGCTGTCCTACTCGGCGGTGAGCTCTACGCCCGTCACCGTGCCGACTCGGTCGTCACCAAGGTCGTCGAGTGCGTCGTGCAGGACAACGCGAAGGCGTCGTTCGGGGTGCTGCCGCCGTTCCTGGTGCAACACATGTCGGGGCACTACACCAACATCCGCATCGAGACCGCGGGCAACCAGGTCCGCGAAGCCAAGGGGATGAAGGTCAACCTCGACATCAACGACGTCCGCCTGGAGAACACCGCGAACTCCGGCGGTTCGGTCGGTTCGCTGACCGCCGACATCACCTGGACCTCCGACGGCATCAAACAGACCATCCAGGGCGCGGTTCCGCTGATCGGCAGCTTCGTCACCGGTGTGACGACGAATCCCAGCGACGGCACCGTCGAACTCGAGGGCGCGCTGGGCAGCATCACCGCCAAGCCACAGGTCGTCGATGGCGGCATCTCCCTTCAGGTCCAGAAGGTCACCGGGCTGGGCTTCACGCTGCCGCGCGAGACCGTGCAGCCGGCGTTGGATGCGTTCACCTCGCAGCTGACGAAGAACTATCCGCTCGCCATCCACGCCGATTCCGTCCAGGTCACCGATACCGGTGTGGTCAGCCGCTTTTCGACACAGAACGCGTCGCTGCCCAAGCAGAACGACGACCCCTGCTTCTCCAGCCTCTAG